GATCGGGGGCTGCTGAAAGTCGGTGAGATTTTGCATGTGATATGCCCGCAAACTCGTCCCCTTGACCTTCGCTTCGACAGGCCTAGAGTCCTCCGGCGAATACACACTCGCGGTGTTATTAGATTCCTTTTCTCTGAGGGAATCAAGAAACATCTCCCTGCGTTGAGGGGAAAGGTTACTATGGCCTTGGCTCACTGGAAGAGCTTCAATTTGCTTTAATGCGCTCTGAAGCTGCTTCAGTTGATTTGCACGTGCGAGCTGCTTTCGGACTGCGTCCGTTCCAATGCCTTTTGTCTCCGGCTGGTCAGCTGTAAGACCTTGCGTGGGTGACCCCAATTGCTCTTGAACGTGCTGCCCATAGTGCGCCCCTCTATCTCGTCCATCCAATTCGTCTTGCCCTTCAGAGGAAGGAACCTGCCCGTCACCATGGTCCGAGTGGTTCAGATACCTAGCATCAGGTCCCAGGGCCGTGGGAGCAACGTTGGAGCTCCGCACCTGTTGTGCATGGCCACCTAGCTCCGATGAGCGCGGCATCAATAACTGTTTTTGGTGCTGGTCGGCCGCCTTTCCAGTCAAATGATGCGTAGAGTACGCCAGTGGAGAGCTTCGGATGGAGCTGGGCGTCTGCAGTTGCTCTGCCCGGCGAGGCGGGACCAGCATTGATGCCGTAGGAAAGAAGGTATTCCGCTCTTGAACAAACAGTGGTGGTGCCCCCGACTCTTCGTTTTCGACCTCAGTTGCAGCTTTTTGTGGCATGGCAATGACAACCAGCGTTAGACCCTGTAACACAGGTGTAAGTGGCGTCCGTATGAAAGTGAGATAGGCTGGCAGGAGATGCAGAACAGAAAAGATCTTGCGGGCTCTCATTTCGCCAACCGAGGGTAAAATTGACAGCCGAGATAAGCCCGTAGAGGATCGTGGGTGCAACTTCTGGAAGCAGAGCCTGCGAAGCTACAGGCCCTCAGAATTAACAGCTGAGAACCACGTCACGACAAAATCTCAAAACGTCCACGTTTGAGTTGTTGTTGAGAAGCCTGCTCGTATGCAACAAATGCCACTGAGTTCGAAACGCATCGAAATACCTGTTACGAGGGCACAACGCCGCCTTCGTGACCTAACGTACAGACACAATGCAGTGCGATTATCGGTCTACTATGCACACACAAATTATGCGATCCTCGTTATTGTAACCTGAGGTCTCGCCAATACAGCGCATAAACTTCGAGGATACACGCCTCTGTTTTAGATGATTGAAACGTACTCAACCCTGTTCCTGAAGGCTACATGAGCATCTGTAATGTTTTAGCGTTAGCTGCGGACTCCTGACGTCGAGCTTGCCCGTAGCCGCACGTGTGGTGTGCTACCGTTGGGCCAGCGGGGACGCACTAAGGACTGTTCTGCTTGATTCTCAGTTTCCTGACTGAAGAAGATGCTGGATGATGCCTAACGCGCACGCATGCCTTTGTTTCTCTAGATGCGCTGTGGTTCTTGGTTGTTCCGGTTGACTGCCGCCGAGCACCGCTGCGCCTGTAATACAGCCTGTCGCTTTCACTTTTCCGACGAGGCAGCCTCCTGTTTTCAGGGTGAAGTGATACCACGTTCTCGCTTTCAATTGTGAGTGAAacctctctgtctgtcaATTCTTGCTTCTCCACTCCGGTTGGCGCGGACCATGACCGACGGGTAACACAAATGGACCGGCAACGAGCAGGGTCACGGCAGCCAAGAGCGTGAAAACTTGTGCTAACTAACCGTATAGTTCTCTCGCAGGCATGCTCTCGGAGAGGTCATATCTGTGTCCTGTTGCTTGTGAGTGCCTTCATTCATGGACACATATGGTCGGCGGCTCACGACGCGCTTATTTTGCGCCAGAGAGGGATTTATTTCCCGCCACACCAGTCGAGTTAAAGAGAAGCGGCTAGAGACGGCCAGCGAATACGTCTTTTACCTTGACAGGGAGGCGTGGTTGCCTGTGATAATGTAGATGAAAATGTCCACCTTTGCATCCGCAGCGGGCTCAGCAGCAGCATCGGAAATCGCAGCCCCGCAAAAGGGGAACCGTGACTCCTGATCCCCTTGTGTTCTTTGCGCAAATCAGGCTGATGAAAGCAGCGAACAATGGGAAGCCACTTGAAGGCTCATGTCTTGTCGCCACGGGCCGTAGTCGCTGGGCtggtcttctctcttttcgtcTGGCAAGCACCGGCAACTCGCGTCACTTCGGTGCTCGGAACGATTgcaagagaagcagaagagagtACCAATGATACAGCCAGCCCGGCAACCCCGCCATTGGAAGGAGACGTCATCGTGCCCGCTACTGGCAGACCAATTCCTACGGGCGTGCCTCTCGAGAATCCGTCGGCATCACGCATTATAGGTGAGCCTCCGCGCAGTGTCGTCTTCAGTCACGGCACGCCCCGCCGGATACGGTAAATATCTCCATTCCTGTTGACAGTCGCAGTTATGGCTGCAATCTTCTATCCGTATCGTAGATGAGGGAACTCAAATCTGGGTGCCCGCGTCGACCAATACGCTGTGGCCAAGACATCAGTCGCCATTTGAATTATAGAATCTAAGGGTTTCCGAATGTGAGTCAGAACCAGCACGGCTGCGCCTCGTTCCGACAGGCGACCGGACCAACATCGTCGCAGGCGAGTACACGGCAGGTGAGACTAGACTGGGTCTCCACTTCAGTTGTCGTGCTCTACCACATTTTCTGTGCGTTTCACTCATTTCACAAAAATGAGGAGACACAAAGTCAACTACGGGGCGCCTGCTATCTGCATATCTTGTCGTGGGGTTGACCATAATTTCCCGACGAATACAACTCCACTGTGGGCGAACGCTCACTACCATTCGGGACCGGCGTCGAAACAGCTTGACAGGGACTGTACCGTGCCTATGATGTCCGCAGAACGGAATGGACGCCTGATCTCTACCTCGTGGCCGTTTACAAGCTTATCCGTCGATGGTGAGCGTGGCACGATTCCACTACTTTGCTGCTTTCCAGCCTCTTTTCCTAAATTTAGGCGGATGAAAACCGTCAACGGACGCACGTGCTCGACCATGGACTGAAATGAAATAAGGCTCCTGAGCAGCGTTGAAGCGATGCCACTAGTGTTTCCCGAGTGTTcgtgccgcggcggggcACAAAGGTGGATCTGCTGCGCCTACTATGCAGTCATCGTTTTCGCGtgttctgtctctgcctggCATGCGCAGCGGATGATGCTGCACATAGGGGTAAGCACTTTGAGATCTCGTTGATTCTGCATAGATGAAGTAGACGCTCTGGGAGCCACGTTTACATGGGGCAGCGAAACAAAAGCACAACATGCATAGGGTCTGAGGAAATACTGTCATCCTGCATGATGCAGTGCCTTCTCCTGGAATGAGCGCATACTTTGCTCGGGCACACGCGACGCATTCACCTCATGTCTGAGCCAGCTGTTAATGCCCTCCCTgtgtctgcgccgcagcggcagatgTGGCCAAGGCGCTGCAAAACGGCGCGGACTCGATTTCTGATAGTACTCTCATGGTAGAAAAACCATGGTGGCTGCTGTACAGTCTAAAGGAAGGCCTTGTCACTGACAGGGTTTTGCAGACGACTATACGACCGCAGTGTAAGGCCTACACTCAATCCCATGCGTGGGAGTCTGTTCCGTTTCCTCCCTGTTGAAATGGCGGAGTCCAAACCGAGGGCATGATTATATGAGCGACTCTCAGCCCCCTCCTGTCTGTTGTTGGGCACACAGATGAACAGATGTCCGGAACCAAGGAACGCGATCAATCAGGTGGGGCCCGATTCGCCGCTTCACCAATCGACTAGCAGACATAAGTCACCATGGAATACTGTACAGGAGCGTTGGGTAGTCGTTTCACGTGTTCGACACATCATAGACAGCGTAGCCATCCCTCAGTATGCTTGCGTGCACCTGTGGCTTGTGGGATTCAGCAGGTGCAATTGCTTCTGACACGTATGCAAGCTGCCTGCATCCTACTGGTGGGTTCTACGATTGAACTCACGGTCCTGCTCCGGCCGTATCCACGGGAAAGATAAAATGATAGCAGGACTACTGTGGCACACCACAGGGAGCAGCTTATGACGTGCCCCCTCTTAGCCGACATCCATGGCGTCTCCGCACGTGTTCATGCCTACGGTATTGGTTGCAGCAAAGCCACAAGCCAGTGCAGTAGACAGAAGGTTGCTGTGACCAATTCTTGTTTTACCCAGACGGACAGGCGCTCTCCGAGGACTCGACAAGCGAAATGTCCAGAAGGCTGTGGGCGGCATGTACGTACGGAACCTGACGAGGAACCGCCAACTCCTACGGAGCATGGTCCCCCCACCTGCTGGTTGTGGCATGAAGAAAAATAGTCAGTGTGCACCCGTCCTGCTTTGGTAGCTCGTGCAATAGGTAGTGCTACCAATTCTGTTCATTGGGACCGAGCACCAACCAGCAATAGCCGTCCTCACCTAAGCTGTATCCAGCTGCCCGTCATGAGCCGCTCAATGATCCTGGGGCCTCTGTCACGTTTGCACTACTATTGTTTGAGAATTAAGCTAACCTACGTTCTAGCACTCATTCGTGGCATCACCTCGTGTAGCTGCCAGTGCATCGTTCATGCTCTGAGAGGATCGGGATGCGACTTTTGCTAGTATTGGTTTGGCAGTGTCTTCCGGTTAGACTCAAATGTCACGCCCACGTAGGTTTTCAACACGCAGTGACTACTGCTGGCCATTGCGTTTATATTGTGTTGGCGATCAGTCAAGCGCTTTCTCCAAGTaaacggcgaagaaggtgaACTTCCTGGTTACTTCGATGCAGTCTCCGGTCTGGCATGCCGAGCAGCCATCGAAAGCTTTCTTCGTTCTTACGAACAGACGCGGTTCGCTGAGGAATCACTGACGCGCGATGGTGGCGTAGACCTGCTAAAGGCACCGTGGATAGATGAGCTTCTCTCCAAGACGAGGGTTCAACGGAAGTTCTCGCACATGAAACGCCAGGGTGAGGACAGGTTCAGAGATGACCACAGGAACCTTGAGCGGCGCTACTCTGGAATGGAAGACAGAAGTTGGTAGATTGTTGAAACTGGCATCCGCAGGGCCGTTTGCCGACGAAGTGTTTCCTTTGTGCGCCCTAAGGATGCGCACGAGAGCTCCCATAGATATTCTATTGCCAGCTACGGGATTCTCATCATTCACGCAGCAGTCGATCCCGTCGCGTGCAGGCTCGAACCGCCGGAGCCACCTCTTTTATTGATCGGCTCGCCGAACCCGGGTACAGCATTGCAGGAGAATCGACAGCGATATCCTTCACATGGCAGCAAACAGTGGAAAAACGACAGAAAACCCTTTCGACTACCCTGGTGAAATGCCACACCTCTGTGGCGTGGACTGTCTGCTGTGGTCTAATTTGTGCAGGTCGTATTTTCATTACAGAAACTAGACTGAAGAATGTGATTTTTCACCTGAAGGGAGTGACAGCAAGGCTTCTGACGGGTAGGCCGTCTGGGAAAGCTTGACGGTCGAGCAACCTGCATTGTGTGTGAAGATAAGTTAGAGCACCAACTGCTGGTAACCATGGACTGAAGACGGAACGGTGGTACGCCAGGTCCGCAGTGGGTTTTTAACGGCGTCACCTGTGTGCCTGCAGCAGTGCAAAATCCAGATAACTTTCGTTGCTGGGAGGCGAGGCTTGCAAGCGTTTCGAGCAAGGGTGTGCCTGTCATACAGGAAATGTGTGCGGGGCATCATCTTATTGGAATTGTCCAAACGATGTGATGAATAGGCCCATCAATCTCGATTTGCAGCTAGCCTGCGTAGCGTAGTTTTACTATTCGCCCTGGTCCTTCTGCTTGGatggcgcctccgcaggtgTACCGGGACAAAGGATGTTCAAAGATCAGGCGAAGACATTCGGGTATTCCTCGACGTGCCAAGAACCTTGCCGAAAGGCTGTGGTACAGAATCTCCGTCAGACGCGCTCCGCGCCAGCTTCCTCCGTGAAAGCTCTGCAAACAGACTGTGAGTGTGACCCTTAAAATGCAAACAAACGGCCCAGCTGTCGTACAGGCGGGCATCAGGAGCCTCACTTCTGTTGCACGTGGCGAGTGGTGTAACTGCACGAAGACTGCTGCGCGTCTACAACATATCGCCCGTTCGTATCGTAGCAATGACCCAGCAGGGCCACAGAGATGTGCAAAATTGGTGGTGTGTGACGTTATTTCAGTGCTCATCCTGTTTTTGTCTCACTGGACAAATATTATCGAGGCCACGGAGGCGTCGCTCGAAAGGATATTGGGCACGGTTTTGCTTCAGTTCTACGATGTATGCAAGTACACGGGCGGCTCGATCTTCTGTGACATTCCCGAGGCTGACCGGCTAGGGATGGACCCAGGCATTTTGACTCCGACACCCGAGTCTCTCGAAAGCCTGATAAATACCAAGGTAATCAAGGAGTTTCTCAAAGGAAGCTCATTTTACAGTCTGTGTAATCAGAAGAAACATGACCAGGCAATAAAGTGTCTAAAGACTGAGTTGCGAGCATTGCTTATATCGGCAGCTTCAGGAACACTTCCGTATGATAGAATTCTATTCATTCCTTCTTTCGCAGGATGTTAGGGATAACAGTTCCCCCTGGTCGATGCGGGGAGGTCGGCAATCGGAATTGTGGCGGGATTTGTACAACTCGAAGCCAAGCCCCTCGCCAGCAATGGATGCCTTGCGGTTCGTGGAAGCTAGCACAAGTCTTGTTAAGTCCCTCGAGGACCCGTCTGGGCCTGTTTCAGGCAAAGATGCGTACCTGTTCACACAGAGCCTCTGGATTGAAGCACGCGCACTCCAGAGTGGTCTAGCAGGGTTCTCATCAAAGCCAGAGTCGCCTTCAGCTGAGAGGCTTGCTCCCCTGCTGTTCTGGCTCATGGGAGCAAAGGCAGCAGTTGCAGTGAAGGACCAATACGCTCCGCTCACTTCTGTGGCTCTACAGACCGGTAGGCTCTCTGGATGCCATAGAAACACACAGACCCGTCTTGTGCACAGCCTAAAAAATATTGTAGTTCCGTAGCACATTTGCCTGTTTTCCGGGGGTCCCAGGTTTCGGTGCTCCTTAAACGAGAGATCAGAACATGTATGCAATACTCACTAGTTCTTCTAGCGGCGTCCGCTGCTCAGTGAAAAGTTGCGCCGTGGTATCGTAACGTTATATACCATCGTTTCACaaaggcgagaggaagccTGCCGCATGAATTGAGGTAGATGCTGTCAACAAGGCGGTGGCTGATGACGATCGGACTGCATGGAAGCGAACGCGGGAGAGGTGTTTGATTGGGCGGCGCGTATAACAACGCTGTCTCATATGCTGGTTGCAGTTGCTTTCCTTCACAGCAGTGTAGAGGGCTTCCGGGCAGCTGGATTACAGCGCTTTGGTCGAGGATTGAGAATGGGATTTGCCAACATAGCACGCCGCCTCCTGGGTCGGCGCCAACGCGTAAGCCGGTCAATGGGCTCGTGGGCCGATATCGAGTTGGCTACGCAGGAAAGCGTGTCGCTCGATATTCCCAAGTACCGTGGATCTTTGGATAGAATCTCCCAGTTCGCTGTAGAATTCCGTAAGAAGTTCCTTGGGCATCTACCTGTGAGCGTTGGAGCAATGCTGATGGTTTTGATGGCTTTATGGGCTAGACCCCATGGCACCAGTTCTGGATTCAACATTTCAAGCGGAAAGCAATCGCGGGCAAAGTCAATTTTATGGCTCATGACCTTCGTTCACCGTAAGCCCCACGCTTTCCCTGTGGCTTAAGTTAGTTCACGTCAGAAACCGCATAATGGGGACCCGCTCACTTC
Above is a window of Besnoitia besnoiti strain Bb-Ger1 chromosome Unknown contig00007, whole genome shotgun sequence DNA encoding:
- a CDS encoding uncharacterized protein (encoded by transcript BESB_070450), producing the protein MGSHLKAHVLSPRAVVAGLVFSLFVWQAPATRVTSVLGTIAREAEESTNDTASPATPPLEGDVIVPATGRPIPTGVPLENPSASRIIEPARLRLVPTGDRTNIVAGEYTAADDAAHRAADVAKALQNGADSISDSTLMVEKPWWLLYSLKEGLVTDRVLQTTIRPQFKRFLQVNGEEGELPGYFDAVSGLACRAAIESFLRSYEQTRFAEESLTRDGGVDLLKAPWIDELLSKTRVQRKFSHMKRQGRIFITETRLKNVIFHLKGVTARLLTGVPGQRMFKDQAKTFGYSSTCQEPCRKAVVQNLRQTRSAPASSVKALQTDLLILFLSHWTNIIEATEASLERILGTVLLQFYDVCKYTGGSIFCDIPEADRLGMDPGILTPTPESLESLINTKDVRDNSSPWSMRGGRQSELWRDLYNSKPSPSPAMDALRFVEASTSLVKSLEDPSGPVSGKDAYLFTQSLWIEARALQSGLAGFSSKPESPSAERLAPLLFWLMGAKAAVAVKDQYAPLTSVALQTVAFLHSSVEGFRAAGLQRFGRGLRMGFANIARRLLGRRQRVSRSMGSWADIELATQESVSLDIPKYRGSLDRISQFAVEFRKKFLGHLPVSVGAMLMVLMALWARPHGTSSGFNISSGKQSRAKSILWLMTFVHPKGHIGMAADTVLSVLKKHGTPISSLNIGAVVFVGNERRNIPRLNSPTSMEIIKITSQGLDSFFTVLSAAAKDPLDIMRMAADLANTIDVQLQASEILERAYSGITTAGSCDTLVDIGLPNNS